A window of the Thunnus albacares chromosome 15, fThuAlb1.1, whole genome shotgun sequence genome harbors these coding sequences:
- the rin3 gene encoding ras and Rab interactor 3 isoform X1 — protein MMEASVVSQDAGHTTPLTGALDTSTTPSPDSIPPSSPLSPRSLPSSHPPTRPRRPKPPPPSLKSSQLPSRPPLPPSTPPSLPPPLPPVSKPLSSNPPPASVPPTLPFNPPPPSLPPPISPTPISPPPLLSLQSTVSSELTPSFTPPPLPPPLSPTVPSSSCSSPPPPPLIPPSSPTPSLLSPIDRLVGSAPIWQPKGLSQDQTTSIMGKETAGAFLVHSTEDKGMMLSVRLPEEQGKPLVHDLAVKQHKTFLHLDGSSLIFDDIFKMISFYCVSRDILAVPLRLPLAITTATKREELEVISAMGADFWTSDLNQQAKNQDPVSDQNHSSLYLYVNPVTVDENPNKDLKPSSISKSEIITPQNISSSLQNGGTPQQVTPEVKGQTKIMSNQEIKYKRPPPRPPSLGSGSGMGLLFSSPPSVHNSSSADKKEEGKGGVVGEREERKLLSTSPPPSRPPVPPQSRAAPPLPPAPLHRTSSRKSTDQEGGEGTEREKGQKPAKKTEKEGVGERGEEKTGSKPALLGEGAEVENSSKNEEDEGKKEGEKAEEKEEEREEKEVRVDKEEDKQKSSSQCQPLAKKPSRPVPPPRRKPSSPGTPVCPNQAGLINQSAGMRATPPSPARRPDVSLYSPQGGAVLGTDPDSCSTSSTEEEGEPNQEQEQNHSRPAESCNPKVPVKRTPTTVMLDRARYRLSTVLTGLISHDRRLTQRIVEMARDPLTYFGNLVKEHRAFTLETMSKHSTSTELLQEIRQMMTQLKSYLLQSTELQAMLEPQHQYAQDKLESIVEAALCKSVLKPLREPIYQSLEKLHENNNSLKQLAQNQSVVLGSTTTALGITTAVPEASSMERISIKLNNLHLEYSPQKKIELLLKACKIIYDSMSVSCPGRTHGADDFLPVMMYVLARSNLSNLQLDVEYMMELMDPALTLGEGSYYLTTTYGALEHIKTFDQQRSATRQLSREVQDSIHRWERRRTLNQERMAQGSIRDFLTVCCPEIGKNPKTLGVLPTTTIEQLSEQCAARFEQDSYMLSVYMDDVHQPLAPTELALSVKNSLQPGAYCFVYHPIDQPINPPVRSCPTDPPPAPPTEICFQADIAAADTVEPEAEEESLISL, from the exons ATGATGGAAGCAAGCGTTGTTTCCCAGGACGCAGG CCACACAACCCCTCTGACAGGAGCACTCGACACTTCAACCACCCCCTCTCCTgactccatccctccatcttctCCCCTTTCACCACGTTCCCTGCCCTCCTCCCACCCTCCTACCCGACCACGCCGACCCAAACCACCACCTCCTAGCTTGAAGTCCTCCCAGCTACCCTCTcgacctcctcttcctccatccacacctccatccctccctcctcctctccctcctgtcTCCAAACCTCTCTCTTCCAACCCTCCTCCTGCTTCTGTTCCTCCCACTCTTCCCTTCAACCCTCCTCCCCCATCTCTTCCTCCCCCTATCTCCCCTACTCCCATCTCCCCTCCTCCCTTGCTTTCTCTCCAGTCAACTGTCTCCTCTGAGCTTACTCCCTCTtttactcctcctcctcttcctccacctttATCCCCAACAGTcccatcctcctcctgctcctcacctcctcccccacctctcatccctccatcctctccaaCACCTTCACTGCTGAGCCCTATAGATCGGCTGGTGGGGAGCGCACCCATATGGCAGCCCAAAGGACTCAGCCAAGACCAAACCACAAGCATAATGGGAAAAGAGACGGCTGGG GCGTTCCTGGTTCACAGCACAGAGGACAAGGGCATGATGCTGTCAGTACGGCTGCCTGAAGAACAGGGGAAGCCGCTTGTACACGACCTGGCGGTCAAACAGCACAAGACAT TTCTTCACTTAGACGGTTCCTCTCTGATTTTTGATGACATCTTCAAAATGATCTCCTTCTACTGTGTCAGCAG GGACATCCTGGCTGTCCCACTGAGGTTACCCCTGGCCATTACCACGGCAACTAAGAGAGAGGAGCTGGAGGTCATCTCTGCTATGGGCGCAG ATTTCTGGACATCTGATTTGAACCAGCAGGCAAAGAACCAGGACCCGGTTTCAGATCAGAACCACAGCAGTCTGTACCTGTATGTCAACCCAGTCACTGTGGACGAGAACCCCAACAAAGACCTGAAACCCTCCTCCATCTCCAAATCTGAAATCATCACCCCTCAAAACATCAGTTCCTCCTTGCAAAATGGAGGAACCCCACAGCAAGTCACCccggaggtcaaaggtcagactAAGATCATGTCCAACCAGGAAATTAAATACAAGAGACCCCCACCACGACCCCCAAGCCTGGGCTCAGGCTCCGGAATGGGCTTGCTCTTCTCATCACCCCCCTCTGTGCACAATTCATCCTCAGCTgacaaaaaagaggaaggaaaaggaggagtagttggggagagagaagagaggaagttACTATCaacatcacctcctccatcaagGCCTCCTGTCCCCCCGCAAAGCCGAGCCGCTCCCCCACtgcctcctgctcctctccatcGCACCTCCTCCAGGAAAAGCACTGACcaagagggaggagaagggacagagagagagaagggacaAAAACCTgcaaagaaaactgagaaagagggggtaggagagagaggagaggaaaaaacaggaagtaaaccAGCTCTGCTGGGTGAGGGTGCTGAAGTAGAGAACAGTAGCAAAAATGAAGAGGATGAGGggaaaaaggagggagaaaaggcagaggaaaaagaggaggagagggaggaaaaagaggtGAGAGTGGATAAAGAGGAGGACAAACAAAAATCCAGCTCCCAGTGTCAGCCGTTGGCAAAGAAACCGTCCCGTCCAGTCCCTCCCCCAAGGAGGAAACCGAGCTCTCCAGGCACACCTGTGTGCCCCAACCAGGCTGGTTTAATCAATCAGAGTGCTGGAATGAGAGCAACCCCTCCCTCCCCAGCACGGCGTCCAGATGTGTCACTGTACTCTCCTCAGGGTGGCGCTGTGCTGGGAACAGACCCCGACTCCTGCTCAAccagcagcacagaggaagagggagagccGAACCAGGAGCAGGAGCAAAACCACAG CCGCCCTGCAGAGAGCTGCAACCCCAAGGTACCAGTAAAGAGAACTCCCACTACGGTTATGCTGGACCGAGCCCGCTACCGCCTGTCCACTGTCCTCACTGGTCTCATCAGCCATGACCGTCGCCTCACGCAGCGCATTGTGGAGATGGCCAGGGACCCTCTGACCTATTTTGGTAACCTG GTGAAAGAGCACCGTGCATTCACCCTGGAGACCATGTCGAAGCACTCCACCTCCACCGAGCTGTTACAGGAGATAAGACAAATGATGACACAATTGAAGAGTTACTTGCTGCAGAGTACTGAGCTGCAAGCCATGCTGGAGCCACAACATCAGTATGCACAAGACAAACTAG AGAGCATAGTAGAAGCAGCTCTATGTAAGAGTGTACTGAAGCCACTGAGGGAGCCAATTTACCAGAGTCTGGAGAAACTGCACGAGAACAACAACAGCCTGAAACAGCTGGCACAGAACCAG TCTGTTGTTCTAGGCAGCACCACCACAGCATTAGGAATAACCACTGCTGTCCCTGAGGCCTCTTCTATGGAGAGGATCAGCATCAAACTGAATAATCTCCATTTGGAGTATTCTCCTCAGAAAAAGATTGAGCTGCTGCTCAAGGCCTGCAAGATCATCTATGACTCCATGTCTGTCAGCTGTCCAG GGCGGACCCATGGTGCTGATGACTTCCTGCCTGTAATGATGTACGTCCTGGCTAGATCCAATCTGTCCAACTTGCAGCTGGATGTGGAATATATGATGGAGTTGATGGACCCAGCACTAACACTAGGAGAAG gttcCTATTATCTGACAACCACCTACGGGGCCCTAGAGCACATCAAGACTTTTGACCAGCAGAGGTCAGCAACACGGCAGCTCAGCAGAGAGGTTCAGGACTCCATCCACCGCTGGGAGAGACGACGCACGCTCAACCAGGAGCGCATGGCCCAAGGATCTATccgg GACTTCCTGACAGTGTGCTGTCCTGAGATtggaaaaaaccccaaaactcTGGGTGTTCTCCCCACCACCACAATCGAACAGCTATCTGAACAGTGTGCTGCACGCTTTGAACAAG ACTCCTACATGCTCAGTGTGTATATGGATGACGTTCACCAGCCCCTGGCCCCTACAGAGCTGGCCCTCAGTGTTAAGAACAGCTTGCAACCAGGAGCCTACTGCTTTGTCTATCACCCTATCGACCAACCCATCAACCCGCCCGTCCGCAGCTGCCCCACTGACCCGCCTCCAGCTCCACCTacagaaatctgttttcaaGCTGACATAGCAGCTGCTGATACTGTGGAGCCAGAAGCGGAAGAGGAGAGCCTGATTAGCTTGTAA
- the rin3 gene encoding ras and Rab interactor 3 isoform X2: MLFHTTPLTGALDTSTTPSPDSIPPSSPLSPRSLPSSHPPTRPRRPKPPPPSLKSSQLPSRPPLPPSTPPSLPPPLPPVSKPLSSNPPPASVPPTLPFNPPPPSLPPPISPTPISPPPLLSLQSTVSSELTPSFTPPPLPPPLSPTVPSSSCSSPPPPPLIPPSSPTPSLLSPIDRLVGSAPIWQPKGLSQDQTTSIMGKETAGAFLVHSTEDKGMMLSVRLPEEQGKPLVHDLAVKQHKTFLHLDGSSLIFDDIFKMISFYCVSRDILAVPLRLPLAITTATKREELEVISAMGADFWTSDLNQQAKNQDPVSDQNHSSLYLYVNPVTVDENPNKDLKPSSISKSEIITPQNISSSLQNGGTPQQVTPEVKGQTKIMSNQEIKYKRPPPRPPSLGSGSGMGLLFSSPPSVHNSSSADKKEEGKGGVVGEREERKLLSTSPPPSRPPVPPQSRAAPPLPPAPLHRTSSRKSTDQEGGEGTEREKGQKPAKKTEKEGVGERGEEKTGSKPALLGEGAEVENSSKNEEDEGKKEGEKAEEKEEEREEKEVRVDKEEDKQKSSSQCQPLAKKPSRPVPPPRRKPSSPGTPVCPNQAGLINQSAGMRATPPSPARRPDVSLYSPQGGAVLGTDPDSCSTSSTEEEGEPNQEQEQNHSRPAESCNPKVPVKRTPTTVMLDRARYRLSTVLTGLISHDRRLTQRIVEMARDPLTYFGNLVKEHRAFTLETMSKHSTSTELLQEIRQMMTQLKSYLLQSTELQAMLEPQHQYAQDKLESIVEAALCKSVLKPLREPIYQSLEKLHENNNSLKQLAQNQSVVLGSTTTALGITTAVPEASSMERISIKLNNLHLEYSPQKKIELLLKACKIIYDSMSVSCPGRTHGADDFLPVMMYVLARSNLSNLQLDVEYMMELMDPALTLGEGSYYLTTTYGALEHIKTFDQQRSATRQLSREVQDSIHRWERRRTLNQERMAQGSIRDFLTVCCPEIGKNPKTLGVLPTTTIEQLSEQCAARFEQDSYMLSVYMDDVHQPLAPTELALSVKNSLQPGAYCFVYHPIDQPINPPVRSCPTDPPPAPPTEICFQADIAAADTVEPEAEEESLISL; this comes from the exons ATGTTGTT CCACACAACCCCTCTGACAGGAGCACTCGACACTTCAACCACCCCCTCTCCTgactccatccctccatcttctCCCCTTTCACCACGTTCCCTGCCCTCCTCCCACCCTCCTACCCGACCACGCCGACCCAAACCACCACCTCCTAGCTTGAAGTCCTCCCAGCTACCCTCTcgacctcctcttcctccatccacacctccatccctccctcctcctctccctcctgtcTCCAAACCTCTCTCTTCCAACCCTCCTCCTGCTTCTGTTCCTCCCACTCTTCCCTTCAACCCTCCTCCCCCATCTCTTCCTCCCCCTATCTCCCCTACTCCCATCTCCCCTCCTCCCTTGCTTTCTCTCCAGTCAACTGTCTCCTCTGAGCTTACTCCCTCTtttactcctcctcctcttcctccacctttATCCCCAACAGTcccatcctcctcctgctcctcacctcctcccccacctctcatccctccatcctctccaaCACCTTCACTGCTGAGCCCTATAGATCGGCTGGTGGGGAGCGCACCCATATGGCAGCCCAAAGGACTCAGCCAAGACCAAACCACAAGCATAATGGGAAAAGAGACGGCTGGG GCGTTCCTGGTTCACAGCACAGAGGACAAGGGCATGATGCTGTCAGTACGGCTGCCTGAAGAACAGGGGAAGCCGCTTGTACACGACCTGGCGGTCAAACAGCACAAGACAT TTCTTCACTTAGACGGTTCCTCTCTGATTTTTGATGACATCTTCAAAATGATCTCCTTCTACTGTGTCAGCAG GGACATCCTGGCTGTCCCACTGAGGTTACCCCTGGCCATTACCACGGCAACTAAGAGAGAGGAGCTGGAGGTCATCTCTGCTATGGGCGCAG ATTTCTGGACATCTGATTTGAACCAGCAGGCAAAGAACCAGGACCCGGTTTCAGATCAGAACCACAGCAGTCTGTACCTGTATGTCAACCCAGTCACTGTGGACGAGAACCCCAACAAAGACCTGAAACCCTCCTCCATCTCCAAATCTGAAATCATCACCCCTCAAAACATCAGTTCCTCCTTGCAAAATGGAGGAACCCCACAGCAAGTCACCccggaggtcaaaggtcagactAAGATCATGTCCAACCAGGAAATTAAATACAAGAGACCCCCACCACGACCCCCAAGCCTGGGCTCAGGCTCCGGAATGGGCTTGCTCTTCTCATCACCCCCCTCTGTGCACAATTCATCCTCAGCTgacaaaaaagaggaaggaaaaggaggagtagttggggagagagaagagaggaagttACTATCaacatcacctcctccatcaagGCCTCCTGTCCCCCCGCAAAGCCGAGCCGCTCCCCCACtgcctcctgctcctctccatcGCACCTCCTCCAGGAAAAGCACTGACcaagagggaggagaagggacagagagagagaagggacaAAAACCTgcaaagaaaactgagaaagagggggtaggagagagaggagaggaaaaaacaggaagtaaaccAGCTCTGCTGGGTGAGGGTGCTGAAGTAGAGAACAGTAGCAAAAATGAAGAGGATGAGGggaaaaaggagggagaaaaggcagaggaaaaagaggaggagagggaggaaaaagaggtGAGAGTGGATAAAGAGGAGGACAAACAAAAATCCAGCTCCCAGTGTCAGCCGTTGGCAAAGAAACCGTCCCGTCCAGTCCCTCCCCCAAGGAGGAAACCGAGCTCTCCAGGCACACCTGTGTGCCCCAACCAGGCTGGTTTAATCAATCAGAGTGCTGGAATGAGAGCAACCCCTCCCTCCCCAGCACGGCGTCCAGATGTGTCACTGTACTCTCCTCAGGGTGGCGCTGTGCTGGGAACAGACCCCGACTCCTGCTCAAccagcagcacagaggaagagggagagccGAACCAGGAGCAGGAGCAAAACCACAG CCGCCCTGCAGAGAGCTGCAACCCCAAGGTACCAGTAAAGAGAACTCCCACTACGGTTATGCTGGACCGAGCCCGCTACCGCCTGTCCACTGTCCTCACTGGTCTCATCAGCCATGACCGTCGCCTCACGCAGCGCATTGTGGAGATGGCCAGGGACCCTCTGACCTATTTTGGTAACCTG GTGAAAGAGCACCGTGCATTCACCCTGGAGACCATGTCGAAGCACTCCACCTCCACCGAGCTGTTACAGGAGATAAGACAAATGATGACACAATTGAAGAGTTACTTGCTGCAGAGTACTGAGCTGCAAGCCATGCTGGAGCCACAACATCAGTATGCACAAGACAAACTAG AGAGCATAGTAGAAGCAGCTCTATGTAAGAGTGTACTGAAGCCACTGAGGGAGCCAATTTACCAGAGTCTGGAGAAACTGCACGAGAACAACAACAGCCTGAAACAGCTGGCACAGAACCAG TCTGTTGTTCTAGGCAGCACCACCACAGCATTAGGAATAACCACTGCTGTCCCTGAGGCCTCTTCTATGGAGAGGATCAGCATCAAACTGAATAATCTCCATTTGGAGTATTCTCCTCAGAAAAAGATTGAGCTGCTGCTCAAGGCCTGCAAGATCATCTATGACTCCATGTCTGTCAGCTGTCCAG GGCGGACCCATGGTGCTGATGACTTCCTGCCTGTAATGATGTACGTCCTGGCTAGATCCAATCTGTCCAACTTGCAGCTGGATGTGGAATATATGATGGAGTTGATGGACCCAGCACTAACACTAGGAGAAG gttcCTATTATCTGACAACCACCTACGGGGCCCTAGAGCACATCAAGACTTTTGACCAGCAGAGGTCAGCAACACGGCAGCTCAGCAGAGAGGTTCAGGACTCCATCCACCGCTGGGAGAGACGACGCACGCTCAACCAGGAGCGCATGGCCCAAGGATCTATccgg GACTTCCTGACAGTGTGCTGTCCTGAGATtggaaaaaaccccaaaactcTGGGTGTTCTCCCCACCACCACAATCGAACAGCTATCTGAACAGTGTGCTGCACGCTTTGAACAAG ACTCCTACATGCTCAGTGTGTATATGGATGACGTTCACCAGCCCCTGGCCCCTACAGAGCTGGCCCTCAGTGTTAAGAACAGCTTGCAACCAGGAGCCTACTGCTTTGTCTATCACCCTATCGACCAACCCATCAACCCGCCCGTCCGCAGCTGCCCCACTGACCCGCCTCCAGCTCCACCTacagaaatctgttttcaaGCTGACATAGCAGCTGCTGATACTGTGGAGCCAGAAGCGGAAGAGGAGAGCCTGATTAGCTTGTAA
- the rin3 gene encoding ras and Rab interactor 3 isoform X3, translating into MMLSVRLPEEQGKPLVHDLAVKQHKTFLHLDGSSLIFDDIFKMISFYCVSRDILAVPLRLPLAITTATKREELEVISAMGADFWTSDLNQQAKNQDPVSDQNHSSLYLYVNPVTVDENPNKDLKPSSISKSEIITPQNISSSLQNGGTPQQVTPEVKGQTKIMSNQEIKYKRPPPRPPSLGSGSGMGLLFSSPPSVHNSSSADKKEEGKGGVVGEREERKLLSTSPPPSRPPVPPQSRAAPPLPPAPLHRTSSRKSTDQEGGEGTEREKGQKPAKKTEKEGVGERGEEKTGSKPALLGEGAEVENSSKNEEDEGKKEGEKAEEKEEEREEKEVRVDKEEDKQKSSSQCQPLAKKPSRPVPPPRRKPSSPGTPVCPNQAGLINQSAGMRATPPSPARRPDVSLYSPQGGAVLGTDPDSCSTSSTEEEGEPNQEQEQNHSRPAESCNPKVPVKRTPTTVMLDRARYRLSTVLTGLISHDRRLTQRIVEMARDPLTYFGNLVKEHRAFTLETMSKHSTSTELLQEIRQMMTQLKSYLLQSTELQAMLEPQHQYAQDKLESIVEAALCKSVLKPLREPIYQSLEKLHENNNSLKQLAQNQSVVLGSTTTALGITTAVPEASSMERISIKLNNLHLEYSPQKKIELLLKACKIIYDSMSVSCPGRTHGADDFLPVMMYVLARSNLSNLQLDVEYMMELMDPALTLGEGSYYLTTTYGALEHIKTFDQQRSATRQLSREVQDSIHRWERRRTLNQERMAQGSIRDFLTVCCPEIGKNPKTLGVLPTTTIEQLSEQCAARFEQDSYMLSVYMDDVHQPLAPTELALSVKNSLQPGAYCFVYHPIDQPINPPVRSCPTDPPPAPPTEICFQADIAAADTVEPEAEEESLISL; encoded by the exons ATGATGCTGTCAGTACGGCTGCCTGAAGAACAGGGGAAGCCGCTTGTACACGACCTGGCGGTCAAACAGCACAAGACAT TTCTTCACTTAGACGGTTCCTCTCTGATTTTTGATGACATCTTCAAAATGATCTCCTTCTACTGTGTCAGCAG GGACATCCTGGCTGTCCCACTGAGGTTACCCCTGGCCATTACCACGGCAACTAAGAGAGAGGAGCTGGAGGTCATCTCTGCTATGGGCGCAG ATTTCTGGACATCTGATTTGAACCAGCAGGCAAAGAACCAGGACCCGGTTTCAGATCAGAACCACAGCAGTCTGTACCTGTATGTCAACCCAGTCACTGTGGACGAGAACCCCAACAAAGACCTGAAACCCTCCTCCATCTCCAAATCTGAAATCATCACCCCTCAAAACATCAGTTCCTCCTTGCAAAATGGAGGAACCCCACAGCAAGTCACCccggaggtcaaaggtcagactAAGATCATGTCCAACCAGGAAATTAAATACAAGAGACCCCCACCACGACCCCCAAGCCTGGGCTCAGGCTCCGGAATGGGCTTGCTCTTCTCATCACCCCCCTCTGTGCACAATTCATCCTCAGCTgacaaaaaagaggaaggaaaaggaggagtagttggggagagagaagagaggaagttACTATCaacatcacctcctccatcaagGCCTCCTGTCCCCCCGCAAAGCCGAGCCGCTCCCCCACtgcctcctgctcctctccatcGCACCTCCTCCAGGAAAAGCACTGACcaagagggaggagaagggacagagagagagaagggacaAAAACCTgcaaagaaaactgagaaagagggggtaggagagagaggagaggaaaaaacaggaagtaaaccAGCTCTGCTGGGTGAGGGTGCTGAAGTAGAGAACAGTAGCAAAAATGAAGAGGATGAGGggaaaaaggagggagaaaaggcagaggaaaaagaggaggagagggaggaaaaagaggtGAGAGTGGATAAAGAGGAGGACAAACAAAAATCCAGCTCCCAGTGTCAGCCGTTGGCAAAGAAACCGTCCCGTCCAGTCCCTCCCCCAAGGAGGAAACCGAGCTCTCCAGGCACACCTGTGTGCCCCAACCAGGCTGGTTTAATCAATCAGAGTGCTGGAATGAGAGCAACCCCTCCCTCCCCAGCACGGCGTCCAGATGTGTCACTGTACTCTCCTCAGGGTGGCGCTGTGCTGGGAACAGACCCCGACTCCTGCTCAAccagcagcacagaggaagagggagagccGAACCAGGAGCAGGAGCAAAACCACAG CCGCCCTGCAGAGAGCTGCAACCCCAAGGTACCAGTAAAGAGAACTCCCACTACGGTTATGCTGGACCGAGCCCGCTACCGCCTGTCCACTGTCCTCACTGGTCTCATCAGCCATGACCGTCGCCTCACGCAGCGCATTGTGGAGATGGCCAGGGACCCTCTGACCTATTTTGGTAACCTG GTGAAAGAGCACCGTGCATTCACCCTGGAGACCATGTCGAAGCACTCCACCTCCACCGAGCTGTTACAGGAGATAAGACAAATGATGACACAATTGAAGAGTTACTTGCTGCAGAGTACTGAGCTGCAAGCCATGCTGGAGCCACAACATCAGTATGCACAAGACAAACTAG AGAGCATAGTAGAAGCAGCTCTATGTAAGAGTGTACTGAAGCCACTGAGGGAGCCAATTTACCAGAGTCTGGAGAAACTGCACGAGAACAACAACAGCCTGAAACAGCTGGCACAGAACCAG TCTGTTGTTCTAGGCAGCACCACCACAGCATTAGGAATAACCACTGCTGTCCCTGAGGCCTCTTCTATGGAGAGGATCAGCATCAAACTGAATAATCTCCATTTGGAGTATTCTCCTCAGAAAAAGATTGAGCTGCTGCTCAAGGCCTGCAAGATCATCTATGACTCCATGTCTGTCAGCTGTCCAG GGCGGACCCATGGTGCTGATGACTTCCTGCCTGTAATGATGTACGTCCTGGCTAGATCCAATCTGTCCAACTTGCAGCTGGATGTGGAATATATGATGGAGTTGATGGACCCAGCACTAACACTAGGAGAAG gttcCTATTATCTGACAACCACCTACGGGGCCCTAGAGCACATCAAGACTTTTGACCAGCAGAGGTCAGCAACACGGCAGCTCAGCAGAGAGGTTCAGGACTCCATCCACCGCTGGGAGAGACGACGCACGCTCAACCAGGAGCGCATGGCCCAAGGATCTATccgg GACTTCCTGACAGTGTGCTGTCCTGAGATtggaaaaaaccccaaaactcTGGGTGTTCTCCCCACCACCACAATCGAACAGCTATCTGAACAGTGTGCTGCACGCTTTGAACAAG ACTCCTACATGCTCAGTGTGTATATGGATGACGTTCACCAGCCCCTGGCCCCTACAGAGCTGGCCCTCAGTGTTAAGAACAGCTTGCAACCAGGAGCCTACTGCTTTGTCTATCACCCTATCGACCAACCCATCAACCCGCCCGTCCGCAGCTGCCCCACTGACCCGCCTCCAGCTCCACCTacagaaatctgttttcaaGCTGACATAGCAGCTGCTGATACTGTGGAGCCAGAAGCGGAAGAGGAGAGCCTGATTAGCTTGTAA
- the LOC122998523 gene encoding uncharacterized protein LOC122998523, whose protein sequence is MGKPLSRPGCFRKSSCCLEKHGAGDGGVGRRDGGMEGGYGDGYVPQRSIYDTMCINQQIDSHHHHHHHGGSIRRDDGGEGSFSYSASGSLRVSRSPADMFDTQPRSLTPNPSFVRRLDERAIYDSLKLEAQDADGGGCHSPGRFTRSVSPSVSSFSAPGVSSSSSKRHHHHHHHHHHGDSTKSRDGRHSWKVLTPPKHMECLELTTTEMMDRGGGYLNPGHYPPPGGQTPSLTSPLISPFSGSPLSSGYHTPVFFSPAKPRPSQSQSLRCSPPHVIQPRHYSQTQSLRLSPPQELRRSPYRAPLVQLSAHDLEQDLRDRGGWGRSEREREWEREREREMERGV, encoded by the exons ATGGGCAAACCTCTTAGCCGTCCCGGGTGTTTCAGGAAGAGCTCCTGCTGCCTGGAGAAACATGGAGCTGGGGATGGGGGAGTGGGACGGCGTGATGGGGGAATGGAAGGGGGATACGGAGACGGCTACGTACCCCAGCGGTCCATCTACGATACTATGTGCATTAATCAACAAATAGACagccatcaccaccaccaccaccacggAGGGTCCATACGGCGAGATGATGGAGGCGAAGGGAGTTTCAGCTACTCTGCAAGTGGCTCCCTCAGGGTTAGCAGGTCCCCAGCTGACATGTTTGATACACAGCCTCGCTCATTAACACCGAACCCCTCATTTGTGCGCCGTCTGGATGAAAGGGCAATCTATGATTCACTGAAACTTGAGGCTCAGGATGCAGATGGTGGTGGATGCCATTCGCCAGGACGTTTCACCCGATCAGTTTCTCCCTCTGTTTCCTCATTCTCAGCGCCAGGAGTATCCTCATCATCATCGAAGagacaccaccaccaccaccatcatcatcaccatggAGACAGCACGAAGAGCAGAGATGGCCGACATTCCTGGAAAGTTTTGACACCTCCAAAACACATGGAGTGTTTGGAGCTTACTACAACTGAAATGATGGACAGAGGAGGGGGATATCTGAATCCGGGGCACTACCCTCCCCCTGGGGGCCAGACCCCCTCTCTTACCTCCCCCCTCATTTCCCCTTTCTCTGGCTCACCTCTCTCCTCAGGTTACCATACTCCAGTCTTTTTCTCACCGGCCAAACCTCGTCCAAGTCAGAGTCAGAGTTTGCGCTGTTCCCCTCCGCATGTCATCCAGCCGAGGCATTACTCCCAAACCCAGAGCCTCAGGCTGTCCCCACCCCAGGAGCTTAGACGGTCCCCCTACCGAGCCCCGCTGGTCCAACTGTCCGCTCATGACCTTGAGCAGGACCTGAGGGATCGAGGAGGATGGGGccggagtgagagagagagggagtgggagagggaaagagagagggagatggagagagg AGTCTGA